A single genomic interval of Burkholderia sp. HI2500 harbors:
- a CDS encoding VOC family protein has product MIDVRALGYVVVEATRVDAWRRYAEDVLGMQALDAPDGALYLKMDERDFRYVIVPGSTDRYFASGWELPDGAAFDAALAALQRAGVEPVRATRDEAALRRVQAMAWCTDPSGNRHELYWGARCDFRRFVSPLGVSHFVTGDMGLGHAVLPAPQFDATDAFVRGVLGFELSDIFRVKFTPDPAEPEKRIHFMHCRNARHHSLALFEMAVPSGCVHVMAEVGSMDEVGRALDRVAAHDVKLSATLGRHCNDQMISFYMKTPGGFDLEYGFGGLTVDWSKHAVFEATKVSQWGHDFSIGYR; this is encoded by the coding sequence ATGATCGATGTCCGTGCGCTTGGCTATGTCGTCGTCGAGGCGACGCGCGTCGATGCGTGGCGCCGCTACGCGGAAGACGTGCTGGGCATGCAGGCGCTCGACGCGCCCGACGGCGCGCTGTACCTGAAGATGGACGAGCGCGATTTCCGCTACGTGATCGTTCCCGGCTCGACCGACCGCTATTTCGCGTCGGGCTGGGAACTGCCCGACGGCGCCGCGTTCGACGCCGCGCTGGCGGCACTGCAGCGGGCGGGCGTCGAGCCGGTGCGCGCGACCCGCGACGAAGCCGCGCTGCGCCGCGTGCAGGCGATGGCGTGGTGCACCGACCCGTCCGGCAACCGCCACGAGCTGTACTGGGGCGCGCGCTGCGACTTCCGCCGCTTCGTGTCGCCGCTGGGCGTCTCGCACTTCGTCACCGGCGACATGGGGCTCGGCCACGCGGTGCTGCCCGCGCCGCAGTTCGACGCGACCGACGCGTTCGTGCGCGGCGTGCTCGGCTTCGAGCTGTCCGACATCTTTCGCGTGAAGTTCACCCCGGATCCGGCCGAACCCGAGAAGCGCATCCACTTCATGCACTGCCGCAACGCGCGCCATCACAGCCTCGCGCTGTTCGAGATGGCCGTGCCGTCGGGCTGCGTGCACGTGATGGCGGAAGTCGGCTCGATGGACGAAGTCGGCCGCGCGCTCGACCGCGTGGCCGCGCACGACGTGAAGCTGTCCGCGACGCTCGGCCGTCACTGCAACGACCAGATGATCTCTTTCTACATGAAGACCCCCGGCGGCTTCGATCTCGAATACGGCTTCGGCGGCCTCACGGTCGACTGGTCGAAGCACGCGGTGTTCGAGGCCACGAAGGTGAGCCAGTGGGGCCACGATTTCAGCATCGGATACCGGTAA
- a CDS encoding CoA transferase subunit A, whose protein sequence is MTMKPLDKTMSARDVVAQLADGMTIGIGGWGPRRKPMALVREIARSNLKDLTIVAYGGADVGLLCAADKVRKVVFGFVSLDVIPLEPHFRRAREQGRVDVLELDEGMLQLGLRAAAARLPFLPTRAGLGTALLDHAPQLRTVQSPYDDGETLLAMPAIDLDVALLHVNAADRMGNTRIDGPDPFFDAWMARAAQRCYVSAETLDASLASEDLDAAKRNPFERSLVTGVVHAPGGAHPTSCGPAYGWDLPHLRAYCASAEDDAKTTAYLRDVVGQDERRYLEGVGGLSHVTTLPLPIL, encoded by the coding sequence ATGACGATGAAACCTCTCGACAAGACGATGTCCGCGCGCGACGTGGTCGCGCAACTCGCCGACGGCATGACGATCGGCATCGGCGGATGGGGGCCGCGGCGCAAGCCGATGGCGCTGGTGCGCGAGATCGCGCGCTCGAACCTGAAGGACCTGACGATCGTCGCGTACGGCGGCGCCGATGTCGGCCTGCTGTGCGCGGCGGACAAGGTGCGCAAGGTGGTGTTCGGCTTCGTGTCGCTCGACGTGATTCCGCTCGAACCGCATTTCCGCCGGGCCCGCGAGCAGGGCCGCGTCGACGTGCTCGAACTCGACGAAGGGATGCTGCAGCTCGGCCTGCGCGCGGCCGCCGCGCGCCTGCCGTTCCTGCCGACGCGTGCCGGGCTCGGCACCGCGCTGCTCGATCACGCGCCGCAACTGCGCACCGTGCAATCGCCGTACGACGACGGCGAGACGCTGCTCGCGATGCCCGCGATCGACCTCGACGTCGCGCTGCTGCACGTGAACGCGGCCGACCGGATGGGCAATACGCGCATCGACGGCCCCGATCCGTTCTTCGATGCGTGGATGGCGCGGGCCGCACAGCGCTGCTACGTGTCGGCGGAAACGCTCGACGCATCGCTCGCGAGCGAAGACCTCGACGCGGCCAAACGCAACCCGTTCGAGCGCTCGCTCGTCACCGGCGTCGTGCATGCGCCGGGCGGCGCGCACCCGACGTCGTGCGGGCCGGCCTACGGCTGGGACCTGCCGCACCTGCGCGCGTACTGCGCGAGCGCGGAAGACGACGCGAAAACGACGGCGTACCTGCGCGACGTGGTCGGCCAGGACGAACGCCGGTACCTCGAAGGCGTCGGCGGTCTGTCGCACGTGACGACGCTGCCGTTGCCGATTCTGTAA
- a CDS encoding CoA-transferase subunit beta, which yields MSESLDHSLAELMIVASARLWRDDGEVLATGIGTGPRLAAGLARLAYNNGLMLTDGEAYLVEEPVPLGPRPDGYRVKASGWMTYERVFDCLWHGRRHALVMPTQIDCFGQANISWLGDDYARPKTQLLGARGFPGNTTNHANSFFVSGHGKRTFVEREVDMVCTVGYNPARRLPGMKTFVDLRSIVTDLCVMDFGGPDHAIRVRSLHPGVSFDEVQDATGFPLIAVPDLGTTAPPNAEDLRIVRALDPHNLRAAIVRNNPAPRRG from the coding sequence GTGAGCGAATCTCTCGACCATTCCCTCGCGGAACTGATGATCGTCGCGTCCGCGCGACTCTGGCGCGACGACGGCGAAGTGCTGGCGACCGGCATCGGCACGGGCCCGCGGCTCGCGGCCGGCCTCGCGCGGCTCGCGTACAACAACGGGCTGATGCTGACCGACGGCGAAGCGTATCTCGTCGAGGAGCCGGTGCCGCTGGGGCCCCGCCCCGACGGCTACCGCGTGAAGGCGAGCGGCTGGATGACCTACGAGCGCGTGTTCGACTGCCTGTGGCACGGCCGCCGCCATGCGCTCGTGATGCCGACGCAGATCGACTGCTTCGGCCAGGCCAACATCTCGTGGCTCGGCGACGACTACGCGCGCCCGAAAACCCAGCTGCTCGGCGCGCGCGGCTTCCCCGGCAACACGACGAACCACGCGAACTCGTTCTTCGTCAGCGGCCACGGCAAGCGCACGTTCGTCGAACGCGAAGTCGACATGGTGTGCACGGTCGGCTACAACCCGGCGCGCCGGCTGCCCGGGATGAAGACCTTCGTCGACCTGCGCAGCATCGTCACCGACCTGTGCGTGATGGATTTCGGCGGGCCGGACCATGCGATCCGCGTGCGTTCGCTGCATCCGGGCGTGAGCTTCGACGAGGTGCAGGACGCGACCGGCTTCCCGCTGATCGCCGTACCCGACCTCGGTACGACGGCCCCGCCGAACGCGGAAGACCTGCGCATCGTGCGTGCGCTCGATCCGCACAACCTGCGCGCGGCGATCGTGCGCAACAATCCGGCGCCGCGCCGGGGATGA
- a CDS encoding enoyl-CoA hydratase, whose product MEATQVTFGDGVVDYAVEDGIATITMNRPEYHNAQNSKMTYALDAAFRRAAHDDAVKAIVLAGAGKHFSAGHDIGTPGRDIHESFDRASLWYDHVDKEGGEFLYAREQEVYLGMCRRWRDLPKPTIAMVQGACIAGGLMLAWVCDLIVASEDAFFADPVVRMGIPGVEYFAHAYELNPRIAKEFLFLGERMPAERAYQMGMVNRVVPRERLRDATYAIAAKIATMPRLGLTLTKQALNHVEELQGKRAAMDAAFAWHHFAHAHNELVSGDRLGGYDARSMASSQRQPNGANRSEAQEPAPAPVAVNGAAA is encoded by the coding sequence ATGGAAGCGACCCAGGTGACCTTTGGCGACGGTGTCGTCGACTACGCGGTCGAAGATGGCATCGCGACGATCACGATGAACCGCCCCGAGTATCACAACGCGCAGAACTCGAAGATGACGTATGCGCTCGACGCGGCGTTCCGGCGCGCGGCGCACGACGACGCGGTGAAGGCGATCGTGCTCGCGGGCGCCGGCAAGCATTTCTCGGCGGGCCACGACATCGGCACGCCGGGCCGCGACATCCACGAGTCGTTCGATCGCGCGTCGCTGTGGTACGACCACGTCGACAAGGAGGGCGGCGAATTCCTCTATGCGCGCGAACAGGAGGTGTACCTCGGGATGTGCCGACGCTGGCGCGACCTGCCGAAGCCGACGATCGCGATGGTGCAGGGCGCGTGCATCGCCGGCGGCCTGATGCTCGCGTGGGTGTGCGACCTGATCGTCGCGTCCGAGGATGCGTTCTTCGCCGATCCGGTCGTGCGGATGGGGATTCCGGGCGTCGAGTATTTCGCGCATGCGTACGAGCTCAACCCGCGCATCGCGAAGGAGTTCCTGTTCCTCGGCGAGCGGATGCCGGCCGAGCGCGCGTACCAGATGGGGATGGTCAACCGCGTGGTGCCGCGCGAGCGGCTGCGCGACGCGACCTATGCGATCGCCGCGAAGATCGCGACGATGCCGCGCCTCGGGCTCACGCTGACCAAGCAGGCGCTGAACCACGTCGAGGAACTGCAGGGCAAGCGCGCGGCGATGGACGCGGCGTTCGCGTGGCATCACTTTGCGCATGCGCACAACGAACTGGTGAGCGGCGACCGCCTCGGCGGCTACGACGCGCGCAGCATGGCCAGCTCGCAGCGCCAGCCGAACGGCGCGAACCGTAGCGAGGCACAGGAGCCGGCACCGGCGCCGGTCGCCGTCAACGGAGCCGCCGCATGA